TGTGAACAACTGAACAAGGCACGCAACAAGATACGCAAACTGATAAGGGATAAAAGTTGAGACAAGAAATAGGAGAACAACTGTAGAAACCATTCGCCGTCTCGGTGTTGAGGGCACCAAGGCCTGCGACGCAATTCTtttgtggctggctgtttCTGTTGTAGGAGCATTGCTGAAGAAGGCGTATAAGATGCCAAGTGATCGTGTGAGAGCAAGCACAATGTAGTGTAATACAGCACATACCCCGATGCAGACAAGTCCGATGAGGGGAACAAGCAAGCAAAATGAAGGATTTTCGGTGCCAATAAGAAGCTCGTTCCTATGAAATGCATTCAAGTGTCGCTTGCTCCATATCAAGTTAGGGATGGCCCTCGAAGTGCCTTCTGGTGAGACTGCAAGGAGAGTCAAAGACACGAGAAGCAGAGGGATTGATCGCCGGAGAGAGAGATCCAATGCTTCCGAGAATGGAATGAAGATACCTGTTTGATCATAGGCACGAAATTGCTTCCTCAGGACCAGGGTCACAATGAGCAGCGGAAATGCTGCAAAAACTGTCCTGTAACGCATATACAGTTTCCCCAGACTTCCTAGCAGATCAATACGCAGCTTGGCCTCTAGTATACCGCATGACGGGTCTGCCCAGATTTGAAACCCCAGACCGCTGTTGGTACTCTTAAGTTCCAGCGGTGGAGGTACGTAGGGTGCAATTCCATGCAAACTAATGTGTGCACGTTTTGCATTGACAAAGTACTTTGATTCATAAGGCTTGTCCAAATACTGCCTGACCATTGGCGTGAAAAGGTGGCGCGTGCTCTGACATTGATGCTGGGACAGGTCCAAGTGAAATGCAAGGAGACTTGAGGTTAAGGCCGGAAATTGTACTTCAGCTGCCATTGGTCGATCCGATGGTAAGGAGAATGACAAGCCAAACATTGCGATATGCGAAAAGCTCGTCGGAAAGTCTCTCTGGATATCGTCCCGGTCGCTGAATTCACTGATGACAAAGCCTGCTGTTTGTGAGGTGGCTCTATCCACGACAGCGATGAAATTATATTCCGACAAGTCCTCTAAATCGTATTGAAGATACGAAAATGGGCGGATTGGGTTTTCCCCTTCGAGATAGAATGGATACTGAGTCGATGCTGTGGAAGCTGGTAGGAGAATGACATCAGAAGATGTGCTCTTGCAAGCGAGTCTTGCCTGACTACCTCCCGGTATAGTCGCCGAATATGAGTTGTGTATAGTAGCTGAGTCAACCTCCCCGGGAGAAACAGTACAGACAAGCACTTCAAGCGGCCCGTTCTCCTTTGCATCCACTAGTGGAGAGTCTGTCAATAGCGAAAACCGTTTAGGAACGGACGTCTCCTGGGGAGGAATAGGCAAGAGATGAACTACTGGATCACGTTGGTTTCCTAGGCGGTCTAGAATCAAACGATCGCCCACTGGGACAATGCGGCTTGACTCATCGTCTAGGGCAAGCTGAACGATTTCATCCTTCGAGGCTATCGTTTTTTCTGTAGCCGCTTCTAGGCCGGATAAGAATCGTCGTCTGAAGAGTCGCATTCTCTGGGCTCGAGGTTTGGTCTGTGAGGCGCGATTTGAATCGACAACATCATATAACGCTTTGGCTACAACTTTGCGGAATTGGTCGCACCAAAGGATGGCTTGATGATCCATGCTCGTCCAAACAGTCGGGATTCCAGTGGTAAAGACAGTGAAACCGTGAGTTTCCGGAACTAGAGGCTCCACACTTGCATAGTCCGAAGGTACAACCGTGTCCAAAGTTCCTCCTGCAATAGAAATGAGGGTGACATGCCACAACGGATTGTTATTGGCCCATTTCTGTGCGTATGCGTCTCTCCAGTAGGCATTGATCTCGTCGTAAATTTGCACAATTTGACCATCGAAGGTAACTGGTGGCCGAGAATGAGGAGCAGACATGGTGATTATTGTGTTGATGGAATTAGCTTGGTAGTTTGACTGCACGAGCATTGCACGAGCAACGACACCACCCATTGAGTGACCAAGAATCACGACCGAGGTTGGATCGGGTAGGTGAGAGTCACGAGTGGTTCGCTGAGGATCCGAGTAGAGAGACAGAATGTATCGGATTGCTTCATTGAGATACTCTGCCTGGTCAAGCAAGGTCTGGCCATGGAAGGCGGTAATATCTTCATTAAAATCGACGGTGAAGAAGTCCAAATTTCGCACTCCCGAATCCACCGAGCCTCCATCGTGTTGCAGGGTGTCATAGAAGTACgttgctgcttctgctgcaaTTGGTCGAACCTGTTTGTAACTACCAGCGTTGCCGGGTATAAAGAGTACCGGTATGCCACGTAACTGCAGTGTGAAAGGGTTAACACGTCGAGCCTTATCAGTACCATAGGCATTTGACTCCATCAACTGCAAGTTTGTTTTTATTTCTCACCTTGGCTTCATCGTCTACCCCTTGTTCGCGGTAAAGAAACAAGGAGTATTTAGTCGCAAAACGAGTATGCTCCGTATCGAAATCGGTAAAATGGATATACGAAGGTCGCATATAGGACATGCGGCATCCCTTGGGCTCAATTTGATAGC
The DNA window shown above is from Metarhizium brunneum chromosome 1, complete sequence and carries:
- the bst-1 gene encoding GPI inositol-deacylase, producing MTNRSPDPTDDGDEQSCNPDVADTEAMACRPQSRSRSASRTGNDPGEFDWKRSNTRNGHAKMPSPVTPPSLSRPFMPAATTMALRKSSPGLSGPKGSRRNGTVSILVLFTAGIGIIILAAILKSLISYQIEPKGCRMSYMRPSYIHFTDFDTEHTRFATKYSLFLYREQGVDDEAKLRGIPVLFIPGNAGSYKQVRPIAAEAATYFYDTLQHDGGSVDSGVRNLDFFTVDFNEDITAFHGQTLLDQAEYLNEAIRYILSLYSDPQRTTRDSHLPDPTSVVILGHSMGGVVARAMLVQSNYQANSINTIITMSAPHSRPPVTFDGQIVQIYDEINAYWRDAYAQKWANNNPLWHVTLISIAGGTLDTVVPSDYASVEPLVPETHGFTVFTTGIPTVWTSMDHQAILWCDQFRKVVAKALYDVVDSNRASQTKPRAQRMRLFRRRFLSGLEAATEKTIASKDEIVQLALDDESSRIVPVGDRLILDRLGNQRDPVVHLLPIPPQETSVPKRFSLLTDSPLVDAKENGPLEVLVCTVSPGEVDSATIHNSYSATIPGGSQARLACKSTSSDVILLPASTASTQYPFYLEGENPIRPFSYLQYDLEDLSEYNFIAVVDRATSQTAGFVISEFSDRDDIQRDFPTSFSHIAMFGLSFSLPSDRPMAAEVQFPALTSSLLAFHLDLSQHQCQSTRHLFTPMVRQYLDKPYESKYFVNAKRAHISLHGIAPYVPPPLELKSTNSGLGFQIWADPSCGILEAKLRIDLLGSLGKLYMRYRTVFAAFPLLIVTLVLRKQFRAYDQTGIFIPFSEALDLSLRRSIPLLLVSLTLLAVSPEGTSRAIPNLIWSKRHLNAFHRNELLIGTENPSFCLLVPLIGLVCIGVCAVLHYIVLALTRSLGILYAFFSNAPTTETASHKRIASQALVPSTPRRRMVSTVVLLFLVSTFIPYQFAYLVACLVQLFTTVRAHRISNIADSTSNANYYRYVHSILLLMIWVLPINLPILAVWIRNLAVHWLTPFSSHHNVLSIMPFILLVENLTTGRMVPQVTSRLRHVTSVLLFGTAFCAAVYGVSHAYMLHYLVNIIAAWLVILHSTADSWSFAGFGAMFEGGTDESRNRRKTP